One window of the Hoplias malabaricus isolate fHopMal1 chromosome Y, fHopMal1.hap1, whole genome shotgun sequence genome contains the following:
- the LOC136677640 gene encoding achaete-scute homolog 1b-like gives MHFMEMDSGVLAPARVSSPCPGRVHLSSADSGPRTVSSNSSDGSHSPERLRCTRRLRFVSVSPLQTPVAVARRNERERNRVKQVNLGFQTLRQHVPSGAASKKMSKVETLRSAVEYIRALQRLVDEHDAASVRTVPSPAASNASSAGAESPRSGASSSDECCGYYESYEPLSSEEQELLDFSSWFDGY, from the coding sequence ATGCATTTTATGGAGATGGACTCTGGCGTCCTTGCGCCAGCGCGCGTGAGCTCTCCATGCCCGGGGCGCGTGCACCTCTCCTCGGCGGACAGCGGACCCAGAACGGTCTCCAGCAACAGCAGCGACGGCAGCCACAGTCCGGAGCGTCTCCGGTGCACGCGCAGATTGCGCTTCGTCTCCGTGTCCCCGCTTCAGACGCCCGTGGCGGTGGCCCGGCGCAACGAGCGCGAGCGCAACCGCGTGAAGCAGGTGAACCTCGGCTTCCAGACGCTGCGTCAGCACGTGCCCAGCGGCGCGGCCAGCAAGAAGATGAGCAAAGTGGAGACGCTGCGCTCGGCCGTCGAGTACATCCGCGCGCTCCAGAGGCTCGTGGACGAGCACGACGCAGCGTCCGTGCGCACCGTGCCCTCTCCGGCCGCCTCCAACGCGAGCTCCGCGGGCGCAGAGTCCCCGCGCTCTGGCGCCTCTTCCTCCGACGAGTGCTGCGGATACTATGAGAGCTACGAGCCGCTGAGCTCCGAGGAgcaggagctgctggacttcaGCTCGTGGTTCGATGGCTACTGA